A window of the Streptococcus sp. 116-D4 genome harbors these coding sequences:
- a CDS encoding exodeoxyribonuclease VII small subunit — protein MSKQKKFEENLAELETIVQSLENGEIALEDAIAAFQKGMILSKELQATLDKAEKTLVKVMQEDGTESDFE, from the coding sequence ATGTCAAAGCAAAAGAAATTTGAGGAAAATCTAGCAGAACTGGAAACCATCGTCCAAAGTTTGGAAAATGGTGAAATTGCTCTGGAAGATGCGATTGCTGCCTTTCAAAAGGGGATGATCTTGTCAAAAGAGCTCCAAGCGACGCTGGACAAGGCTGAAAAGACCTTGGTCAAGGTCATGCAAGAAGACGGAACAGAAAGTGATTTTGAATGA
- a CDS encoding polyprenyl synthetase family protein has protein sequence MKKQEKLALVESALEDFYGDQQFASSLRESVLYSIHAGGKRIRPFLLLEVLDALQVAIKPAHAQVAAALEMIHTGSLIHDDLPAMDDDDYRRGRLTNHKKFGEAMAILAGDALFLDPYALIAQADLPSQIKVDLIANLSLASGSLGMVAGQVLDMEGEHQHLSLEELQTIHANKTGKLLAYPFQAAAIIAELAPEIQAKLKTVGELIGLAFQVRDDVLDVTASFEEIGKTPQKDLQAEKSTYPALLGLEEAIAFCNQTLDQANAKLEEIAQQISFEIESIVSVVESLRING, from the coding sequence ATGAAGAAGCAAGAAAAATTAGCTCTTGTCGAGTCAGCCTTGGAAGATTTTTATGGAGACCAGCAGTTTGCTTCTAGTTTGCGAGAGTCTGTTCTTTATTCCATTCACGCTGGTGGCAAGCGTATTCGGCCTTTTCTCTTGCTAGAAGTTCTGGATGCCTTGCAGGTCGCTATTAAACCTGCTCACGCGCAGGTAGCTGCGGCCTTGGAAATGATTCATACAGGGAGCTTGATTCACGATGATCTTCCTGCTATGGATGATGATGATTACCGTCGGGGACGATTGACCAATCATAAGAAATTCGGTGAAGCTATGGCCATTTTGGCTGGAGATGCCTTGTTCCTAGATCCTTATGCCTTGATAGCACAGGCAGATTTACCAAGTCAGATCAAGGTGGACTTGATTGCCAACTTATCGCTGGCTTCAGGTAGTTTAGGCATGGTGGCAGGGCAGGTTTTGGACATGGAGGGTGAACATCAACACTTGTCTTTGGAAGAACTCCAGACTATTCATGCTAATAAAACAGGTAAGTTACTAGCCTATCCCTTCCAAGCAGCTGCTATCATAGCTGAATTAGCACCAGAAATCCAAGCAAAATTGAAAACTGTGGGTGAGTTGATTGGACTGGCTTTTCAAGTTCGAGATGATGTGTTAGATGTGACCGCCAGTTTTGAGGAAATCGGCAAGACGCCACAAAAGGACCTGCAGGCAGAAAAGTCAACCTATCCAGCCTTGTTGGGCTTGGAAGAGGCTATTGCCTTTTGTAACCAAACCCTGGATCAAGCTAATGCCAAATTGGAAGAAATTGCCCAGCAGATTTCCTTTGAGATAGAATCGATTGTAAGTGTAGTAGAAAGTTTGAGAATCAATGGCTAA
- a CDS encoding TlyA family RNA methyltransferase, with protein sequence MAKERVDVLAYKQGLFETREQAKRGVMAGLVVAVLNGERFDKPGEKIPDDTELKLKGEKLKYVSRGGLKLEKALQVFDLSVDGATTIDIGASTGGFTDVMLQNGAELVYAVDVGTNQLAWKLRQDPRVVSMEQFNFRYAEKTDFENEPSFASIDVSFISLSLILPALHRVLANQGQVVALVKPQFEAGREQIGKNGIIRDGKVHQNVLESVTTMAVEEGFSVLDLDFSPIQGGHGNIEFLAYLKKEESASNQVLAEIEEVVERAHSQFKNE encoded by the coding sequence ATGGCTAAGGAAAGAGTGGATGTACTAGCTTATAAACAGGGCTTGTTTGAAACGAGAGAGCAGGCCAAGCGCGGTGTGATGGCTGGCCTAGTTGTAGCAGTCCTGAATGGAGAACGGTTTGACAAGCCAGGAGAGAAAATTCCAGATGACACCGAGTTAAAACTCAAGGGAGAGAAACTCAAGTATGTCAGCCGTGGTGGTTTGAAACTGGAGAAGGCCTTGCAGGTCTTTGATTTGTCAGTTGATGGGGCGACCACAATTGATATCGGTGCTTCTACCGGTGGCTTTACCGATGTTATGCTACAGAATGGTGCTGAGTTAGTTTATGCAGTTGATGTCGGTACCAATCAGTTGGCTTGGAAATTACGCCAAGACCCACGAGTTGTCAGTATGGAGCAGTTCAATTTTCGCTATGCTGAAAAGACTGATTTCGAAAATGAACCGAGCTTTGCCAGTATTGATGTGAGTTTTATTTCTCTCAGTCTGATTTTGCCGGCCTTGCACCGTGTCTTGGCAAATCAAGGTCAGGTGGTAGCACTTGTCAAACCTCAGTTTGAAGCAGGACGTGAGCAAATCGGGAAAAATGGAATTATTCGCGATGGCAAGGTTCATCAGAATGTCCTCGAATCTGTCACAACCATGGCAGTAGAGGAAGGCTTTTCAGTCCTTGACTTGGATTTTTCTCCCATCCAAGGTGGACATGGAAATATTGAGTTTTTAGCGTATTTGAAAAAAGAAGAGTCAGCAAGCAATCAGGTTCTTGCTGAAATTGAAGAAGTAGTAGAGAGGGCGCATAGTCAATTTAAAAATGAATAA
- a CDS encoding arginine repressor gives MNKKERLEKIRRFVTDYQIGTQEEIVEHLKEAGITATQATVSRDIKELGIVKIPLRDNTYVYELPKSIVKSLQLAEDNIESAELMEEMINLQVIPGNTAFVKAQLIEAFAGKIFSCLADDSSILVIARSASLAEEIFEQVKNW, from the coding sequence ATGAATAAAAAAGAGAGACTTGAAAAAATTAGACGATTTGTGACAGATTATCAAATCGGTACGCAAGAAGAAATCGTGGAACATTTGAAAGAGGCTGGCATTACCGCCACTCAGGCAACGGTATCACGGGATATCAAAGAGCTAGGTATTGTCAAGATTCCTTTGAGAGATAACACCTATGTCTATGAGTTACCAAAATCAATCGTGAAAAGTTTGCAACTGGCTGAAGACAATATTGAGTCAGCTGAATTGATGGAAGAGATGATCAATCTCCAAGTTATCCCAGGAAATACTGCTTTTGTAAAAGCTCAGTTAATAGAGGCATTTGCGGGCAAGATTTTTAGCTGTTTGGCTGATGATAGCTCGATTTTAGTCATTGCCAGAAGTGCAAGTCTAGCTGAGGAAATCTTTGAACAAGTAAAAAATTGGTAG
- the recN gene encoding DNA repair protein RecN encodes MLLEISIKNFAIIEAISLNFEKGMTVLTGETGAGKSIIIDAMNMMLGARATTDVIRHGAPKAEIEGLFSVENSRLLQEIFDEQGLELGDEIIIRREILQNGRSISRVNGQMVNLSVLRAIGQHLVDIHGQHDQEELMRPQLHIQMLDEFGDAAFWDLKETYQTSFDAYRKMRKQVLEVKKNQQEHKARIEMLEFQMAEIEATNLQAGEDLALNQERDKLLNHKNIADTLTNAYSMLDNEDFSSLANVRSAMNDMESVEEYDPEYREISSSLSETYYVLEDISKRLEDIIEDLDFDGNRLMQVENRLDLLHTITRKYGGTVDDVLLYFAKITEEYNLLTGNNLSSEDMETDLKKLEVNLVDLAGQLASARHDLAQQLEAEIKQELQDLYMEKAQFQVRFSKGKFSREGNEMVEFYISTNPGEDFKPLVKVASGGELSRLMLAIKSAFSRKEGKTSIVFDEVDTGVSGRVAQAIAQKIHKIGQHGQVLAISHLPQVIAIADYQFFIEKISNDHSTVSTVRLLTVEERVEEVAKMLAGDDVTEAALTQARELLRNREK; translated from the coding sequence ATGTTACTTGAAATTTCGATAAAAAACTTTGCCATTATTGAGGCTATTTCCCTCAATTTTGAAAAGGGGATGACTGTTCTGACTGGTGAAACAGGTGCAGGGAAGTCGATTATTATTGATGCTATGAATATGATGTTGGGAGCTCGTGCTACGACAGATGTTATTCGTCATGGTGCACCTAAGGCAGAGATTGAGGGACTTTTCTCAGTTGAGAATAGTCGCCTTTTGCAGGAAATTTTTGATGAGCAAGGTTTGGAACTGGGGGATGAAATTATCATCCGTCGGGAAATCTTGCAAAACGGTCGTAGTATCAGCCGTGTAAATGGTCAGATGGTTAATCTGTCTGTTTTGCGTGCTATTGGACAACATCTAGTAGATATTCATGGTCAGCATGACCAAGAAGAGTTAATGCGTCCTCAACTTCATATCCAGATGTTGGATGAATTTGGCGATGCAGCTTTTTGGGACTTAAAAGAAACCTATCAAACGAGTTTTGATGCTTATCGAAAAATGCGTAAGCAGGTTCTGGAAGTCAAGAAAAACCAACAGGAGCACAAGGCTCGTATCGAAATGTTGGAATTTCAAATGGCAGAAATTGAGGCAACCAACTTGCAGGCTGGAGAAGACCTGGCTCTCAATCAAGAGCGTGATAAACTTCTCAATCATAAAAATATTGCGGATACGCTGACCAATGCCTATAGTATGTTGGACAATGAAGATTTTTCAAGTCTGGCCAATGTTCGTTCAGCTATGAATGATATGGAAAGTGTCGAAGAGTACGACCCTGAATACCGTGAAATTTCAAGCTCTCTGTCTGAGACTTACTATGTCTTAGAAGACATTAGCAAACGTTTGGAAGATATCATTGAGGACCTTGATTTTGATGGCAATCGTCTCATGCAGGTTGAGAATCGTTTGGACCTTCTTCATACTATTACCCGTAAGTATGGCGGGACGGTAGACGATGTCTTGCTTTATTTTGCAAAGATTACGGAAGAGTACAATCTCTTGACAGGCAACAACCTTTCATCTGAGGACATGGAAACCGATCTTAAGAAATTGGAAGTCAATCTTGTTGATTTGGCAGGTCAGCTTGCCTCTGCCCGTCATGATTTGGCCCAGCAGCTCGAAGCTGAGATTAAACAAGAACTGCAAGACCTTTATATGGAAAAAGCCCAGTTTCAGGTTCGTTTTAGCAAGGGCAAATTTAGCCGTGAGGGCAATGAAATGGTTGAGTTTTACATTTCAACCAACCCTGGTGAAGACTTTAAACCCTTGGTCAAGGTTGCGTCTGGTGGGGAATTATCTCGTCTCATGCTAGCCATTAAGTCTGCCTTTTCACGTAAAGAAGGCAAGACCAGCATAGTCTTTGATGAGGTGGATACAGGAGTTTCAGGTCGTGTAGCTCAGGCTATTGCGCAGAAGATTCACAAGATTGGCCAACATGGTCAGGTTCTGGCTATTTCTCATTTGCCACAAGTGATTGCGATTGCGGATTATCAATTCTTTATTGAGAAGATTAGCAATGACCATTCAACAGTTTCGACTGTTCGTCTCTTGACGGTTGAAGAGCGAGTGGAGGAAGTTGCCAAGATGTTGGCAGGTGATGATGTGACGGAAGCTGCCCTGACGCAAGCCAGAGAATTGTTGAGAAACAGGGAGAAATAA
- a CDS encoding metallophosphoesterase family protein, whose product MTDYYVIGDVHGKARMLEDLLKTWDGQTQLLFLGDLIDRGEDSRRVLEMVKDLVDNQGAICLSGNHEYMFLTWLDNPEESYDHYRRNGGDTTINSILGRPLDAPVDGVEDAKRVATEAADLVEFIRQMPFVVETDKYIFVHAGIDLTLDDWHETTDYKKVWLRKPFHEAENHTGKIIVFGHTPVYGLLKQERGTAELWTTEDGKIGMDGGAVYGGVLHGIVFTDQGMTEHHFIENDGFVAED is encoded by the coding sequence ATGACAGACTATTATGTAATTGGAGATGTTCATGGAAAAGCTAGGATGCTGGAAGACCTTCTCAAAACATGGGATGGTCAGACCCAGTTACTCTTTCTAGGGGATTTGATTGACCGTGGTGAAGATAGTCGCCGTGTCCTAGAAATGGTCAAGGACTTGGTCGATAATCAAGGGGCAATCTGTTTGTCAGGAAACCACGAGTATATGTTTTTGACTTGGCTCGATAACCCAGAAGAAAGCTATGACCACTATCGTCGCAATGGTGGAGATACAACCATTAATTCTATCCTAGGTCGTCCCTTGGATGCACCAGTTGATGGAGTGGAGGATGCCAAGCGTGTTGCTACTGAAGCAGCAGATTTGGTCGAATTTATTCGTCAAATGCCGTTTGTGGTAGAGACAGATAAGTATATCTTTGTGCACGCAGGTATTGATTTGACCTTAGACGACTGGCATGAAACCACAGATTACAAGAAAGTCTGGCTTAGAAAACCATTCCACGAAGCTGAAAATCATACTGGAAAAATCATTGTCTTTGGTCACACACCGGTTTATGGCTTGTTAAAGCAAGAGCGTGGTACAGCTGAGCTTTGGACTACAGAAGATGGCAAGATTGGAATGGATGGAGGAGCTGTCTATGGTGGTGTCCTTCACGGGATTGTCTTTACAGACCAAGGAATGACAGAACACCACTTTATCGAGAATGACGGCTTTGTTGCTGAAGATTAG
- the lepA gene encoding translation elongation factor 4 gives MNLEELKKRQEKIRNFSIIAHIDHGKSTLADRILEKTETVSSREMQAQLLDSMDLERERGITIKLNAIELNYTAKDGETYIFHLIDTPGHVDFTYEVSRSLAACEGAILVVDAAQGIEAQTLANVYLALDNDLEIMPVINKIDLPAADPERVRTEIEDVIGLDASEAVLASAKAGIGIEEILEQIVEKVPAPTGDVTAPLKALIFDSVYDAYRGVILQVRVMDGVVKPGDKIQLMSNGKTFDVTEVGIFTPKAVGRDFLATGDVGYIAASIKTVQDTRVGDTVTLATNPAAEPLHGYKQMNPMVFAGLYPIESNKYNDLREALEKLQLNDASLQFEPETSQALGFGFRCGFLGLLHMDVIQERLEREFNIDLIMTAPSVIYKVNLTDGESMDVSNPSEFPDPTKIATIEEPYVKAQIMVPQEFVGAVMELAQRKRGDFVTMDYIDDNRVNVIYQIPLAEIVFDFFDKLKSSTRGYASFDYELSEYRPSKLVKMDILLNADKVDALSFIVHKDFAYERGKLIVDKLKKIIPRQQFEVPIQAAIGHKIVARTDIKALRKNVLAKCYGGDVSRKRKLLEKQKAGKKRMKAIGSVEVPQEAFLSVLSMDEE, from the coding sequence ATGAACTTAGAAGAATTAAAAAAAAGACAGGAGAAGATCCGTAACTTCTCTATTATCGCCCATATTGACCACGGGAAATCGACCCTAGCAGACCGCATTTTGGAAAAGACAGAGACCGTTTCCAGTCGTGAAATGCAGGCCCAGCTTTTAGATAGCATGGATCTAGAACGAGAACGTGGGATTACCATTAAGTTGAATGCCATCGAGCTCAATTACACTGCAAAAGATGGCGAAACTTATATTTTTCACTTGATTGATACGCCGGGGCACGTTGACTTTACCTATGAAGTTTCACGTTCGCTAGCTGCCTGTGAGGGAGCGATTTTGGTAGTTGATGCTGCTCAAGGAATTGAGGCTCAAACCCTGGCAAACGTCTACCTTGCCTTGGACAATGATTTGGAAATCATGCCAGTCATTAACAAGATTGACCTGCCAGCAGCAGACCCTGAGCGCGTGCGTACAGAAATCGAAGATGTTATTGGTTTGGACGCCAGCGAAGCAGTCTTAGCATCTGCCAAGGCTGGAATCGGTATTGAAGAAATTCTCGAGCAAATCGTGGAAAAAGTGCCAGCGCCAACGGGTGATGTGACGGCACCACTTAAGGCTTTGATTTTCGACTCTGTTTACGATGCTTACCGTGGCGTTATCCTCCAAGTGCGTGTCATGGATGGGGTGGTTAAACCTGGCGATAAGATTCAGCTCATGAGCAATGGCAAGACTTTTGATGTTACGGAAGTCGGTATCTTTACACCCAAGGCAGTTGGTCGTGATTTCCTTGCGACTGGTGATGTTGGTTATATTGCGGCTTCTATCAAGACGGTTCAGGACACTCGTGTCGGTGATACCGTTACCTTGGCAACCAATCCTGCGGCAGAGCCATTACATGGCTACAAGCAGATGAATCCTATGGTCTTTGCGGGTCTCTATCCAATCGAATCAAACAAGTACAATGACCTTCGTGAAGCCCTTGAAAAATTGCAACTGAATGATGCTAGTCTTCAGTTTGAACCAGAAACATCTCAGGCACTTGGATTTGGTTTCCGTTGTGGATTCCTTGGACTTCTCCATATGGATGTTATCCAAGAACGTTTGGAACGTGAGTTCAACATCGACCTCATCATGACAGCTCCATCCGTTATCTATAAGGTTAATTTGACCGACGGTGAGTCTATGGATGTGTCTAACCCATCAGAGTTCCCAGACCCAACTAAGATTGCGACCATTGAAGAACCCTATGTTAAAGCACAAATCATGGTACCACAGGAATTTGTTGGAGCAGTGATGGAGCTAGCTCAGCGCAAACGTGGTGACTTTGTGACCATGGATTATATTGATGACAATCGTGTCAATGTTATCTATCAAATTCCTCTTGCTGAGATTGTCTTTGACTTCTTTGATAAGCTCAAATCTTCAACACGCGGTTATGCAAGCTTTGACTACGAATTGTCAGAGTATCGTCCATCTAAGCTGGTGAAAATGGATATCCTTCTTAATGCTGATAAGGTGGATGCCCTCAGCTTTATCGTTCACAAAGACTTTGCCTATGAACGTGGTAAACTCATCGTTGATAAGCTTAAGAAAATCATCCCTCGCCAACAATTTGAGGTACCAATTCAGGCAGCAATTGGACACAAGATTGTGGCTCGTACTGATATCAAGGCTCTTCGTAAGAATGTGCTTGCTAAGTGTTATGGTGGTGACGTTTCTCGTAAGCGTAAACTCCTTGAAAAACAAAAAGCTGGTAAGAAACGGATGAAAGCCATCGGTTCTGTAGAAGTCCCACAAGAGGCCTTCCTCAGCGTCTTGAGTATGGATGAAGAATAA
- a CDS encoding PTS sugar transporter subunit IIA yields MGLDHFFDKNLVFCLEADNQEHLFDQVATLLEEREIVTPTYREALITREKSFPTGLDMEFLGKDLPNVAIPHTDIVHNLAEKVVVVRLEKPVTFHNMIAPDKEVEVSLLFFIINNSSSSQTNILAQLMDFFTGNGHLEDLSKISEPEDLYAYIAEAIA; encoded by the coding sequence ATGGGATTAGATCATTTCTTTGACAAAAACCTTGTGTTTTGCTTAGAAGCGGATAATCAAGAACATCTTTTTGATCAGGTTGCAACTTTATTGGAAGAACGAGAAATCGTGACTCCAACCTATCGTGAAGCCTTGATCACTCGTGAAAAGTCATTTCCAACTGGCTTAGATATGGAATTTTTGGGTAAGGATTTGCCGAATGTGGCTATTCCTCACACAGATATTGTTCATAATTTAGCCGAAAAAGTTGTGGTCGTTCGATTAGAAAAACCGGTGACTTTCCACAATATGATTGCGCCAGATAAGGAAGTAGAAGTATCCTTGCTCTTCTTTATCATTAATAACTCAAGTTCAAGTCAAACGAACATTCTTGCTCAGTTGATGGACTTCTTTACTGGAAATGGTCATCTTGAAGACCTATCAAAAATTTCTGAACCAGAAGACCTCTATGCTTATATTGCTGAAGCAATTGCTTAA
- a CDS encoding PTS sugar transporter subunit IIB — translation MIKILAACGAGVNSSHQIKSALEEELSNRGFDVHCDAVMVKDVNEDLIKGYDIFTPIAATDLGFEPGIPVIEAGPILFRIPAMSAPVFDNIEAAIKEHGLS, via the coding sequence ATGATTAAAATTCTTGCTGCCTGCGGTGCAGGTGTTAACTCAAGCCACCAAATTAAAAGTGCTCTCGAAGAAGAACTTTCAAACCGCGGTTTTGATGTTCACTGTGATGCAGTCATGGTCAAAGACGTTAACGAAGATCTTATCAAAGGTTATGACATCTTCACACCGATTGCTGCGACAGATCTTGGTTTTGAACCAGGTATTCCAGTTATCGAAGCTGGGCCAATCTTATTCCGTATCCCAGCAATGAGTGCACCAGTATTTGATAATATTGAAGCAGCTATCAAAGAACACGGATTAAGCTAA
- a CDS encoding PTS galactitol transporter subunit IIC, translating to MDAIFDLIGRVFKPVLDMGGPIIMLIILTVLALLFGVKFSKALEGGIKLAIALTGIGAIIGMLNGAFSASLAKFVENTGIQLSITDVGWAPLATITWGSAWTLYFLLIMLIVNVVMLAMKKTDTLDVDIFDIWHLSITGLLIKWYADNNGVSQGVSLFIATAAVVLVGILKIINSDLMKPTFDDLLNAPSSSPMTSTHMNYMMNPVIMVLDKIFEKFFPGLDKYDFDAAKLNKKIGFWGSKFFIGFILGIVIGIMGTPHPIAGVEDADKWRLVIKGWLSLGLTAGVSLELFSLIGSWFIAAVEPLSQGITNVATKRLQGRKFNIGLDWPFIAGRAEIWACANVLAPIMLVEAVLLSKVGNGILPLAGIIAMGVTPALLVVTRGKLLRMIIFGTLLLPLFLLSGTLIAPFATELAKGVGAFPEGVSQTQLITHSTLEGPIEKLLGWTIGNTTTGDIKAILGAVVFLVFYVGIFAWYRKQMIKRNEEYAAKAK from the coding sequence ATGGATGCAATCTTTGACCTAATCGGAAGGGTTTTCAAACCCGTCTTAGATATGGGTGGACCTATCATCATGCTGATCATTTTGACAGTATTGGCTTTACTTTTTGGAGTGAAATTCTCCAAAGCGCTTGAAGGTGGTATCAAACTTGCCATCGCTCTTACAGGTATCGGTGCTATCATCGGTATGCTAAATGGTGCTTTCTCAGCATCACTTGCAAAATTCGTTGAAAACACTGGTATTCAATTGAGTATCACTGACGTTGGTTGGGCACCACTTGCAACAATCACTTGGGGATCTGCTTGGACACTTTACTTCTTGCTTATCATGTTGATTGTCAACGTAGTGATGCTTGCTATGAAGAAAACTGATACACTCGACGTTGATATCTTTGATATCTGGCACTTGTCTATCACAGGTCTTTTGATTAAATGGTATGCTGACAACAATGGTGTGAGCCAAGGGGTTTCACTCTTTATCGCAACTGCAGCAGTTGTACTTGTAGGTATTCTTAAAATCATCAACTCTGATTTGATGAAACCTACATTTGATGACCTTCTTAATGCACCAAGTTCATCACCAATGACATCAACTCACATGAACTACATGATGAACCCAGTTATCATGGTTTTGGATAAGATTTTTGAAAAATTCTTCCCAGGTCTTGATAAATATGACTTTGACGCTGCTAAATTAAATAAGAAAATCGGTTTCTGGGGTTCTAAATTCTTTATCGGTTTCATCCTTGGTATCGTTATCGGTATTATGGGAACTCCACATCCAATTGCAGGAGTCGAAGATGCAGATAAATGGCGTCTTGTTATCAAAGGATGGTTGTCTCTTGGTTTGACTGCCGGTGTATCTTTGGAACTCTTCTCATTGATCGGTTCATGGTTCATCGCAGCCGTAGAACCACTTTCACAAGGTATTACAAACGTTGCTACTAAACGTCTTCAAGGACGTAAATTCAATATCGGTCTTGACTGGCCATTCATCGCTGGACGTGCTGAAATCTGGGCTTGTGCCAATGTTCTTGCACCAATTATGTTGGTTGAAGCGGTGCTTCTTTCAAAAGTCGGAAATGGTATCTTGCCACTTGCAGGTATCATCGCTATGGGTGTTACTCCAGCTCTCTTGGTTGTAACTCGTGGTAAATTGCTCCGTATGATTATCTTCGGAACACTCTTGTTGCCACTCTTCCTTCTTTCAGGTACACTTATCGCACCATTTGCAACAGAACTTGCTAAAGGTGTAGGTGCCTTCCCAGAAGGTGTAAGCCAAACTCAGCTCATTACTCACTCAACTCTTGAAGGACCAATCGAAAAACTTCTAGGTTGGACAATTGGTAACACTACAACTGGTGATATCAAAGCAATCCTTGGTGCTGTAGTCTTCCTTGTATTCTATGTAGGTATCTTTGCTTGGTACAGAAAACAAATGATCAAACGTAACGAAGAGTACGCAGCAAAAGCAAAATAA
- a CDS encoding aldose 1-epimerase family protein: MVIELKSEQLSVQFNSFGGALSSIKDAEGLEYLWQGDATYWSGQAPVLFPICGSLREDTALYIDDNGQESKGKIPRHGLVRKKEFELVEQTDKTVTFAIEDDENSYQNYPYHFRLEITYILTGKTVRTQYKIFNKETSKVMPYFIGGHPGFNCPLLDDEVYEDYYLEFEKEETCSVPRPFPETGMLDFQDRSPWLEGQKEIDLSYDFFSTDAVTLDELQSRTIALRSRKHDKGLKVHFAEFPNLIIWSTLNKGPFIAFEPWSGLSTSLEEGDHLEDKKNVRLLEPGRVDQIGFDIEIF, encoded by the coding sequence ATGGTAATTGAATTAAAATCAGAACAATTAAGTGTTCAATTTAACAGTTTTGGTGGGGCTCTTTCTTCTATAAAAGATGCTGAGGGACTTGAGTATTTGTGGCAAGGGGATGCTACTTATTGGAGTGGACAAGCTCCTGTTCTCTTTCCTATTTGTGGTTCATTGAGAGAAGATACAGCACTTTATATAGATGACAATGGACAAGAAAGTAAAGGAAAGATTCCTCGTCATGGTTTGGTTCGCAAGAAAGAGTTTGAATTAGTTGAACAGACAGATAAGACTGTAACTTTTGCAATTGAAGACGATGAGAATAGCTATCAGAACTACCCTTATCATTTCCGCCTAGAAATCACTTATATTCTTACTGGCAAGACAGTACGGACTCAATACAAGATTTTCAATAAAGAAACTAGCAAGGTCATGCCTTACTTTATTGGTGGCCATCCAGGCTTTAATTGTCCTCTACTGGATGATGAAGTCTATGAAGATTACTACTTAGAGTTTGAGAAAGAAGAGACTTGCTCTGTTCCACGTCCTTTCCCAGAAACGGGTATGTTGGATTTTCAAGATAGAAGTCCATGGCTAGAGGGGCAAAAAGAAATCGATCTTAGTTATGATTTTTTCAGCACAGATGCAGTCACCTTAGATGAATTGCAATCTAGAACAATTGCCCTTCGTTCTCGTAAACATGATAAGGGATTGAAAGTGCACTTTGCAGAGTTTCCAAATCTCATCATCTGGTCAACTTTGAATAAAGGTCCTTTCATTGCTTTTGAACCATGGTCTGGCTTATCAACATCCCTTGAAGAAGGAGATCATCTAGAAGATAAGAAGAATGTTCGTCTCCTAGAACCTGGTCGAGTGGATCAAATTGGTTTTGATATCGAAATTTTTTAG
- the lacA gene encoding galactose-6-phosphate isomerase subunit LacA, which produces MSIVIGADAAGLRLKEVVKDFLEKENFHVVDVTAEGQDFVDVTLAVAAEVNKEEQNLGIVIDAYGAGPFMVATKIKGMVAAEVSDERSAYMTRGHNNSRMITMGAQLVGDELAKNIAKGFVNGKYDGGRHQIRVDMLNKMC; this is translated from the coding sequence ATGTCTATTGTTATCGGTGCAGATGCTGCAGGTTTGAGATTGAAAGAAGTTGTGAAAGACTTCTTAGAAAAAGAAAACTTCCACGTTGTGGATGTTACAGCAGAAGGTCAAGACTTTGTTGATGTGACTCTTGCTGTTGCCGCAGAGGTAAACAAAGAAGAACAAAACCTTGGTATCGTGATTGATGCTTATGGTGCTGGCCCATTTATGGTTGCAACAAAAATCAAAGGAATGGTTGCTGCAGAAGTATCTGACGAACGTTCAGCTTATATGACTCGTGGCCACAACAACTCACGTATGATCACTATGGGTGCACAACTTGTTGGTGATGAATTAGCTAAAAACATCGCTAAAGGATTTGTTAACGGTAAATACGATGGTGGACGTCACCAAATTCGTGTCGACATGTTGAACAAAATGTGCTAA